A stretch of the Rhizobium sp. CCGE531 genome encodes the following:
- a CDS encoding GntR family transcriptional regulator — MEPPIRTAAQRTDDIQPTAWSLEATAPVGPQIYKALRRLIVRGEFSPGTAMSEVDIAGRFATSRQPVREAFIKLAEDGLLEVRPQRGTFVRKISIAQVVDARFVREAIETHIVRELAAKSDARLIRHLRLQLEEQAAIPIDRPDDFMKLDEQFHWTLADAAGRSYGWKVIEDVKLQMDRVRHLTLRSFPQQKLVRQHTAIVDSIERSAPDEAEREMRQHLQLILEDLPSVEAQYPDFFTPST, encoded by the coding sequence ATGGAACCCCCAATCCGAACAGCGGCGCAACGCACGGACGACATCCAACCGACCGCATGGTCGCTGGAAGCGACAGCCCCTGTGGGACCGCAAATATATAAAGCGCTCCGCCGGCTGATCGTCCGCGGCGAATTCAGTCCAGGCACCGCGATGTCGGAAGTGGACATTGCAGGTCGATTTGCAACGAGCCGCCAGCCGGTGCGCGAGGCCTTCATCAAGCTTGCCGAGGACGGTCTGCTCGAAGTCAGGCCGCAGCGCGGTACCTTCGTTCGAAAGATCAGCATCGCTCAGGTCGTCGACGCGCGTTTCGTGCGCGAGGCGATCGAAACCCATATCGTACGCGAGCTTGCGGCCAAGAGCGATGCTCGCCTGATCAGACATCTTCGCCTGCAGCTGGAAGAACAGGCGGCAATCCCGATCGACAGGCCGGACGATTTCATGAAATTGGACGAGCAGTTTCATTGGACCTTGGCCGACGCGGCGGGCCGGTCCTATGGTTGGAAGGTCATCGAGGACGTGAAGCTGCAGATGGACCGCGTGCGTCACCTCACATTGAGAAGCTTTCCGCAGCAAAAGCTCGTGCGACAGCATACCGCCATCGTCGACAGCATCGAACGCTCCGCCCCGGACGAGGCCGAGCGCGAGATGAGACAGCACCTGCAGCTCATCCTGGAGGACCTGCCGTCGGTCGAGGCGCAATATCCCGATTTTTTCACGCCATCGACTTAG
- a CDS encoding carboxy terminal-processing peptidase, which produces MRMKYGLLCLFLAIAPSAYALEAGSPPILTPLPQQAQAAHLSAQFLTRFHYRPVPLDDALSAKVMNRFIKSLDPDRIIFSQADIDKFMAGSTKIDDAINQEDLNIPFSIFNMYEQRVVDRMSYARGLLKQKLDFSVQEDYPLVRDKQPWPQSEAESNDLWRKRVKNDWLRLKLAGKDDAAIRDTLDKRYQNSLERAYKYKSDDVFQSFMDAYTTSVDPHTDYFGATASAEFDISMKLSLVGIGAVLQERDDYTTIRELVAGGPAQLSGKLAVGDRIIGVGQGENAPIKEVVGTRLDEIVQMIRGAKGSVVRLDILPADAGPDGKHHLISLVRDKISLDKQAAKKTILSVKDGDATRKIGVITLPAFYEDFEARRKGDKDYRSASRDVAKLLDELKQDKVEGVLIDLRNNGGGSLTEAIDLTGLFVGKGPVVQQRDAEGQVEVENDDLSTPAWTGPVGVLINRGSASASEIFAAAIQDYGRGVIVGEPSFGKGTVQTVVNLDQVAHNAKPKFGELKLTVAQFFRVDGGTTQLRGVTPDISLPGFSDLKSFGESSYDNALPWTQVKPAKYAPAGNVKALLPQLQSRHDARVQSDKDFQRFVEDIAVLKAQRDKQVISLNETERRNEMAAQANRLKSRDQINDGVDTGEDDGLQANERSLSADIAIEKARKNAKDVLLNEAAAILADEGVLQAGAPRTAAQ; this is translated from the coding sequence ATGCGTATGAAATATGGTTTACTCTGCCTTTTCCTGGCAATTGCTCCGTCGGCATATGCTCTGGAAGCAGGTTCGCCGCCAATTTTGACGCCGCTGCCGCAACAGGCGCAGGCCGCTCATTTGAGCGCGCAATTTCTCACCCGTTTCCATTATAGGCCGGTTCCCCTGGATGATGCTCTGTCAGCCAAGGTCATGAATCGGTTCATCAAATCCCTGGACCCGGACCGGATCATCTTCTCGCAAGCCGATATCGACAAGTTCATGGCCGGCAGCACCAAGATCGACGACGCCATCAACCAGGAAGACCTGAATATTCCGTTTTCCATTTTCAACATGTACGAACAGCGGGTGGTCGATCGCATGAGCTATGCGCGCGGCCTGCTCAAGCAGAAGCTTGATTTCAGCGTGCAGGAAGACTACCCGCTGGTGCGCGACAAGCAGCCTTGGCCGCAATCCGAAGCGGAAAGCAATGATCTGTGGCGCAAACGCGTCAAGAACGACTGGCTGCGCCTGAAATTGGCCGGCAAGGATGATGCCGCCATTCGCGATACGCTCGACAAACGCTATCAGAATTCGCTCGAGCGTGCCTACAAGTACAAGAGCGACGACGTGTTCCAGTCGTTCATGGATGCCTATACGACATCGGTCGACCCGCATACCGACTATTTCGGGGCGACCGCTTCGGCCGAATTCGATATTTCCATGAAGCTCTCGCTGGTCGGGATAGGCGCGGTGCTGCAGGAAAGAGATGACTACACGACGATCCGCGAACTCGTGGCTGGCGGCCCGGCGCAATTGTCCGGCAAGCTTGCCGTCGGCGACCGCATTATCGGTGTCGGCCAAGGCGAGAACGCTCCGATCAAGGAAGTCGTGGGCACACGCCTCGATGAAATCGTGCAGATGATCCGCGGCGCGAAGGGTTCCGTCGTGCGCCTGGATATCCTGCCGGCTGATGCCGGCCCCGATGGCAAACATCATCTCATCAGCCTGGTGCGCGATAAGATCAGCCTTGATAAGCAGGCTGCCAAGAAGACCATCCTGTCAGTCAAGGATGGCGATGCCACCCGCAAGATCGGCGTCATCACCCTGCCGGCGTTCTATGAAGACTTCGAAGCGCGGCGAAAGGGCGACAAGGATTACCGAAGCGCGAGCCGTGATGTCGCCAAGCTTCTCGATGAGCTCAAGCAGGACAAGGTCGAAGGCGTTCTGATCGACCTGCGAAACAATGGCGGCGGCTCGCTCACCGAAGCGATCGATCTGACGGGTCTGTTTGTCGGCAAAGGTCCGGTGGTTCAGCAACGCGATGCAGAGGGCCAGGTGGAAGTCGAAAACGACGATCTTTCCACCCCCGCCTGGACCGGCCCCGTCGGTGTGCTGATCAATCGCGGCTCGGCGTCGGCTTCCGAGATTTTCGCCGCGGCGATACAGGATTATGGCCGGGGTGTGATTGTCGGCGAACCCAGCTTTGGCAAGGGCACGGTGCAAACCGTAGTCAATCTCGACCAGGTAGCCCATAACGCCAAGCCGAAATTCGGCGAACTGAAATTGACCGTGGCCCAGTTTTTCCGTGTCGATGGCGGGACGACGCAGTTGCGCGGCGTGACGCCTGACATCAGCCTGCCGGGTTTTTCGGACCTCAAGAGCTTTGGTGAATCGAGCTATGACAATGCCCTGCCGTGGACGCAGGTCAAGCCGGCAAAATACGCGCCCGCCGGCAACGTAAAGGCATTGCTGCCGCAGCTGCAAAGCCGCCATGACGCGCGCGTGCAGAGCGATAAGGATTTCCAGCGCTTTGTCGAAGACATTGCCGTGCTGAAAGCCCAGCGCGACAAACAGGTCATTTCTCTCAACGAAACCGAACGTCGCAACGAAATGGCCGCTCAGGCAAATCGCCTCAAGTCGCGTGACCAGATCAATGATGGGGTCGACACCGGCGAGGACGATGGCCTGCAGGCCAACGAGCGCAGCCTGAGTGCCGATATCGCCATCGAGAAAGCCCGCAAGAATGCAAAGGACGTGCTGCTGAACGAGGCTGCCGCGATCCTCGCCGATGAGGGAGTCCTGCAGGCGGGGGCGCCGAGGACGGCGGCTCAGTAG
- a CDS encoding MFS transporter, whose product MAVIDTHDPATIRKLSDEATRVLLNKPNTTSSTRGGWMMIATILIEAWDLYAIAFVLIFIKTDFNPTAAQLGLATAAVQGGALIGALLGGIFADYFGRKKVFIGTMILFIVLAIAQAFVRDIWELILIRFLIGIPLGSDISNGYAYIMESMSKGKREQMGSRWQFMFGLGEVFAIIIITVMYIFGMDHSLLWRVALALGAVPAAILLFWRLDLPETPLSLLQRGHFRKAKEVSKRLFDDPLDMLPNEDVQLAKPKLSDFLKVIWADPIKKRATIFSWISNACQGAEFTAWGFYLPVILVLSGVGVSSDGNITGTNMVTALIFCLATVSGYVAPLMLPRIGHRGVAMWGFGLAFFGLILGGFAIQYDWKIIIVVGACILMWGHYWDASNGMTISSMVAPSRFKATASGFGYVFVKGASFFGAFVFPILSEQFGKAGATFSVAILSLIGFLAAKFILPEVYGYIETEETSDPQ is encoded by the coding sequence ATGGCAGTAATTGATACTCATGATCCGGCAACCATACGGAAATTGTCGGACGAAGCGACGAGAGTCCTGTTAAACAAGCCCAATACGACATCCAGCACGCGAGGCGGCTGGATGATGATCGCAACCATCCTCATCGAGGCCTGGGATCTCTACGCCATCGCGTTCGTGCTGATCTTCATCAAGACGGATTTCAATCCGACGGCGGCGCAGCTCGGTCTTGCCACCGCCGCCGTCCAGGGCGGCGCCTTGATCGGTGCGCTGCTCGGGGGGATCTTTGCCGACTATTTCGGACGAAAGAAGGTCTTCATCGGCACGATGATCCTGTTCATCGTCCTGGCGATCGCGCAGGCCTTCGTGCGCGACATATGGGAGCTGATCCTCATACGCTTCCTGATCGGCATTCCGCTCGGCAGCGACATCTCCAATGGCTATGCCTACATCATGGAATCGATGTCCAAGGGCAAGCGCGAACAAATGGGCAGCCGCTGGCAGTTCATGTTCGGCCTGGGCGAAGTATTCGCCATCATCATCATCACGGTGATGTATATCTTCGGCATGGATCATTCATTGTTGTGGCGCGTCGCGCTGGCACTCGGCGCCGTTCCGGCGGCGATCCTGCTGTTCTGGCGCCTTGATCTGCCGGAGACGCCACTTTCCCTGTTGCAGCGCGGCCATTTCAGAAAAGCCAAGGAGGTTTCCAAGCGACTGTTCGACGATCCGCTCGACATGCTTCCGAACGAGGATGTGCAGCTCGCCAAGCCCAAGCTCAGCGATTTCCTCAAGGTTATCTGGGCGGATCCGATCAAGAAACGGGCGACGATCTTCTCGTGGATTTCCAATGCATGCCAAGGCGCGGAATTTACCGCCTGGGGCTTCTACCTGCCGGTCATCCTGGTGCTGAGCGGTGTCGGCGTATCGAGCGACGGCAACATTACCGGCACGAACATGGTGACCGCGCTGATCTTCTGCCTTGCGACGGTTTCCGGTTATGTGGCGCCCCTCATGCTTCCCAGAATAGGCCATCGCGGCGTTGCCATGTGGGGTTTCGGCCTGGCTTTCTTCGGCCTCATTCTGGGCGGCTTCGCCATACAGTACGACTGGAAGATCATCATCGTCGTCGGCGCCTGCATTCTCATGTGGGGCCATTATTGGGATGCGTCCAACGGCATGACGATATCGTCCATGGTCGCCCCAAGCCGCTTCAAGGCAACGGCTTCGGGATTTGGCTACGTCTTCGTCAAGGGAGCATCGTTCTTCGGTGCGTTCGTGTTTCCCATCCTCAGCGAGCAGTTTGGCAAGGCTGGCGCGACCTTCTCGGTGGCGATCCTATCGCTGATCGGGTTTCTCGCGGCCAAGTTCATCCTGCCTGAAGTCTATGGCTACATCGAAACCGAAGAAACGTCCGATCCACAATAA
- the uxuA gene encoding mannonate dehydratase, whose product MKQTWRWFGPRDQVSIDDMLQAGVQGVVSALHHVPTGAVWSAAEIAKRKAEIGRMVDGSPSGLAWDVVESLPVSEDIKKQKGEWREHIANYKLSLGNLCDAGIETICYNFMPVLDWTRTHLRWRLPNGATCMRFDLVDFAAFDLFILARAAAAEELPDWLVEQARARHAGMSQEERQGLANNIVCGLPGAAENFTLTDVRAHLEDYNDVSADRLRAHQIDFLSEVVPVAEELGMRLCCHPDDPPFALLGLPRIMSTEADYAALMKAVDSPANGITLCTGSLGARPDNDLPGMMERLGDRVHFLHLRNVKRESSDVYGSFYEAEHLGGGTDMVAMIAAILREERRRAASGRADWQIPMRPDHGQDILDDLKREGQPGYPAIGRLKGLAELRGIETALSHPSAGLRA is encoded by the coding sequence GTGAAGCAGACTTGGCGATGGTTCGGGCCGCGGGATCAGGTTTCGATCGACGATATGCTGCAGGCTGGCGTGCAGGGGGTTGTCAGCGCGCTGCATCATGTCCCGACCGGAGCCGTATGGTCCGCAGCCGAGATTGCAAAGCGCAAGGCCGAAATAGGCCGGATGGTCGATGGCAGCCCCTCGGGTCTCGCCTGGGACGTGGTCGAAAGCCTGCCTGTTTCGGAGGATATCAAGAAGCAGAAGGGCGAATGGCGCGAGCACATCGCAAACTACAAGCTCAGCCTTGGTAATCTGTGCGATGCCGGCATCGAAACGATCTGCTACAATTTCATGCCGGTGCTGGATTGGACGAGAACCCATCTGCGATGGCGCCTGCCCAACGGCGCGACCTGCATGCGGTTCGATCTGGTCGATTTTGCCGCCTTCGATCTGTTTATCCTCGCCCGGGCCGCTGCCGCAGAGGAATTGCCCGACTGGCTCGTGGAGCAGGCGCGCGCGAGGCATGCGGGTATGAGCCAGGAGGAACGGCAGGGGCTGGCAAACAATATCGTCTGCGGTCTGCCTGGTGCTGCCGAAAACTTCACGCTGACGGATGTGCGCGCCCATCTGGAGGATTATAACGATGTTTCGGCGGATCGGCTGCGGGCTCATCAGATAGATTTTCTTTCCGAAGTCGTTCCCGTGGCGGAAGAGCTTGGCATGCGGCTATGCTGCCATCCGGATGATCCGCCGTTCGCGCTTCTCGGCCTGCCACGCATCATGTCGACGGAGGCGGACTATGCGGCGCTGATGAAAGCCGTCGACAGCCCGGCAAACGGCATCACGCTGTGTACGGGATCATTGGGCGCCCGGCCGGACAATGACCTGCCCGGCATGATGGAACGGCTCGGCGATCGCGTACATTTCCTGCACCTGCGCAACGTCAAGCGCGAATCCAGCGATGTCTACGGCTCCTTCTACGAAGCCGAGCACCTGGGCGGAGGCACCGACATGGTGGCGATGATTGCCGCCATCCTGCGCGAGGAGCGTCGCCGCGCGGCCAGCGGACGCGCCGACTGGCAAATCCCGATGCGGCCGGATCACGGGCAGGATATTCTCGATGACCTCAAGCGCGAAGGTCAGCCCGGCTATCCCGCCATCGGGCGCCTCAAGGGCCTTGCCGAACTGCGCGGCATCGAGACGGCATTGTCCCATCCCTCGGCAGGGCTGCGGGCATGA
- a CDS encoding L-idonate 5-dehydrogenase produces the protein MKTRACVLHAQGDIRIEEREIGTIGDRQVLVRVGAGGICGSDIHYFWDGGIGTIRVTEPIILGHEVAGTVEAVGASVGNVKPGDRVALCPSRPCGHCRFCQVGQQQHCLDMQFFGSAMRKPHCDGGFRDLIVVENFQCEPVGEAGLDEAACAEPLAVGLHAINNAGSLLGKSVVVMGAGPIGALLIGAARMAGAREVVAVDLAEAPLKAAEKMGAALTINGDDVDRLASYSEDKGYFDVGFECTGSGIALGNLFPILKPRGTIVAVGVSNGSHIPFNALVGKEIRLVGTHRFHSEYGLAARMIAERRIDVRPIITATVPMEHIREAFDIVRDRTTQMKVQLSFAT, from the coding sequence ATGAAGACGAGAGCTTGCGTGCTTCACGCTCAAGGCGACATACGCATCGAGGAGCGCGAGATCGGCACGATCGGCGACAGACAAGTCCTGGTGCGCGTCGGAGCCGGAGGGATCTGCGGGTCGGATATCCATTATTTCTGGGATGGCGGGATCGGCACGATCCGCGTCACCGAACCGATCATCCTCGGTCACGAGGTCGCCGGCACCGTTGAGGCCGTCGGCGCAAGCGTTGGAAATGTGAAGCCAGGGGATCGGGTGGCGCTTTGCCCGAGCCGGCCCTGCGGCCACTGCCGCTTCTGCCAGGTCGGACAACAGCAGCATTGCCTGGACATGCAGTTCTTCGGAAGCGCAATGCGCAAGCCGCACTGCGATGGCGGCTTTCGCGATCTTATCGTCGTCGAGAATTTCCAATGTGAACCCGTCGGCGAGGCAGGCCTGGACGAGGCCGCCTGCGCTGAACCGCTCGCGGTCGGTCTTCATGCCATCAACAATGCCGGCAGCCTGCTTGGCAAGAGCGTGGTGGTCATGGGAGCAGGCCCGATCGGCGCCCTCCTGATCGGTGCTGCACGCATGGCAGGCGCCCGCGAAGTCGTTGCCGTGGACCTCGCGGAAGCGCCGTTGAAGGCGGCGGAGAAAATGGGAGCCGCCCTGACCATCAATGGCGACGATGTCGACCGCCTCGCCAGCTATTCCGAAGACAAGGGATACTTCGATGTCGGTTTCGAATGTACCGGATCCGGCATCGCGCTGGGCAATCTGTTTCCCATCTTGAAGCCACGCGGCACCATCGTTGCGGTCGGCGTCAGCAACGGCTCGCATATCCCGTTCAATGCCCTGGTCGGAAAGGAGATCCGGCTGGTCGGCACGCATCGCTTCCATAGCGAATATGGCCTGGCCGCCCGGATGATAGCGGAACGACGCATCGATGTGCGCCCGATCATCACCGCGACGGTGCCGATGGAACACATCCGCGAGGCGTTCGACATCGTCCGCGACCGAACAACTCAAATGAAAGTGCAGCTCAGCTTCGCGACATAA
- a CDS encoding Lrp/AsnC family transcriptional regulator, which yields MKLDAIDLRILDAIQRDGRITKLALAEKVGLSPTPCWLRLRKLEKAGIITGYHARLSLRRLAPIANVMVELTLANHRQADFERFERAVAAIPEIVACWAVGGGVDYILKIMAANIDAYQRLIDDLLDRDLGIERYFTYIVTKTVKEETVLPVTDLLSPDVPNDE from the coding sequence ATGAAACTGGATGCAATCGACCTGCGGATACTGGACGCCATTCAGCGCGATGGCCGCATCACCAAGCTTGCGCTCGCCGAAAAGGTCGGTCTATCGCCGACGCCATGCTGGTTGCGCCTTCGAAAGCTGGAAAAGGCAGGCATCATAACCGGTTATCATGCGCGCCTGTCGCTGCGCCGGCTCGCCCCGATCGCCAATGTCATGGTCGAGCTTACCCTTGCCAACCATCGGCAGGCCGATTTCGAGCGCTTCGAGCGAGCTGTCGCGGCCATCCCGGAAATCGTTGCCTGCTGGGCCGTCGGCGGCGGCGTCGATTACATTCTGAAGATCATGGCGGCCAATATCGATGCCTATCAGCGCCTGATCGACGATCTCCTCGATCGCGATCTCGGCATCGAACGCTATTTCACTTACATCGTCACCAAGACCGTGAAGGAGGAGACGGTGCTGCCCGTCACAGATCTGCTTTCCCCGGATGTGCCCAACGACGAATGA